In Syngnathus scovelli strain Florida chromosome 10, RoL_Ssco_1.2, whole genome shotgun sequence, the following are encoded in one genomic region:
- the calr gene encoding calreticulin, whose product MTALSLLFLAVTTACVLAESTVYFREQFEDGDAWKSRWEESKHKTDYGKFVLTAGKFYGDAEKDKGLQTSQDARFYAMSSRFDDFSNKGQPLVVQFTVKHEQSIDCGGGYVKVFPSDLKQEDMHGDSVYNIMFGPDICGPGTKKVHVIFNYKGKNHLVNKDIRCKDDEFTHLYTLIVNPDNTYEVKIDNKKVESGNLEDDWDFLPPKKIKDPEAKKPEDWDDREKIPDPDDTKPEDWDKAENIPDPDAKKPDDWDDEMDGEWEPPMIANPEYKGEWKPKEISNPAFKGKWIHPEIDNPEYTADSEIYKYDSIGVIGLDLWQVKSGTIFDNFLITNDPKLAEEVGDDTWGKTKDAEKEMKDTQDAEERKLREEEDKQRKDESKDDDEEEEKDEEEDEDGEEENEEDEEEEDEDTESPMKDEL is encoded by the exons aTGACCGCCTTGTCGCTGTTGTTTTTGGCCGTAACGACCGCCTGTGTCCTGGCCGAGTCCACTGTCTATTTCCGAGAGCAATTTGAAGATGGGG ACGCTTGGAAGAGTCGCTGGGAGGAATCCAAGCATAAGACCGACTATGGCAAGTTTGTTCTGACTGCAGGCAAGTTCTACGGTGATGCAGAGAAAGATAAAG GTTTGCAAACGAGCCAGGACGCCCGCTTCTATGCAATGTCGTCCCGCTTCGACGACTTCAGCAACAAAGGCCAACCCCTCGTCGTCCAGTTCACCGTCAAGCACGAACAGAGCATTGACTGCGGCGGCGGCTACGTCAAAGTGTTCCCCTCTGACCTTAAGCAAGAGGACATGCACGGGGACTCGGTCTACAACATCATGTTTG GTCCTGACATTTGCGGACCAGGCACAAAGAAAGTGCACGTAATCTTTAACTACAAGGGCAAGAATCATTTGGTTAACAAAGACATCAGATGCAAA GATGATGAATTTACTCACTTGTACACGCTGATCGTCAACCCCGACAACACGTACGAGGTGAAAATCGACAATAAGAAGGTTGAGTCTGGCAACCTGGAGGACGACTGGGACTTCCTGCCACCAAAGAAGATCAAGGACCCCGAAGCCAAGAAACCAGAGGACTGGGACGACCGGGAGAAGATTCCTGATCCCGACGATACCAAACCAGAG GACTGGGACAAGGCTGAGAACATTCCTGACCCAGATGCCAAGAAGCCAGACGACTGGGACGATGAGATGGATGGAGAATGGGAGCCTCCTATGATCGCTAACCCTGAATACAAG GGCGAGTGGAAGCCCAAAGAGATCAGCAACCCCGCCTTCAAAGGAAAGTGGATCCATCCCGAGATCGACAACCCGGAGTACACCGCCGATTCCGAGATCTACAAATATGACAGCATTGGCGTGATTGGACTGGACCTGTGGCAG GTCAAATCTGGCACCATCTTTGACAACTTCCTGATCACCAATGACCCAAAACTGGCTGAGGAGGTCGGTGACGACACGTGGGGGAAAACCAAG GATGCCGAGAAGGAAATGAAGGACACCCAAGATGCGGAGGAGAGAAAGCTGCGCGAGGAAGAGGACAAGCAGAGGAAAGACGAGTCGAAGGAcgatgatgaggaggaagaaaaggatgaggaggaggacgaagaTGGCGAGGAGGAGAACGAGGAggacgaagaggaagaggatgaagaCACAGAGTCCCCCATGAAGGATGAATTATAA
- the tor3a gene encoding torsin-3A: MFTRFVSSLLPLLALAVPAHTNFFQLGTLSNASSYYFNYIYCNIWEGDCQPHQDDASQQVPIRDLWASFPQDYVSLLYRWYCSLGQCCESGDCRVTNNITGLANDLQSKLHGQHLAQSVVLKAIQGFINNPESNKPLTLSFHGWSGTGKNFVARMVADNLYRDGVKSECVRLFIAPFHFHHASMVDTYKGQLREAIRDTVLRCSQTLFIFDEAEKLHPGLIDAIKPYMAHYDNVDGVNYRKAIFLFLSNIGGATINDVALDFWHSGQNREDIGMEDLEHRLRSETMEAQGGFSKSELMSGHLIDFFVPFLPLEYRHIKLCAKDAFAARGLETDEATLDEVAKAMLYIPKEERLFSAQGCKSIPQRINFFLP, from the exons ATGTTTACCCGCTTTGTCTCGTCGCTCCTGCCGCTTCTTGCGCTGGCCGTACCTGCACACACCAACTTCTTCCAGCTTGGCACGCTCTCCAACGCATCTTCGTACTATTTCAACTACATTTACTGCAACATTTGGGAGGGCGACTGTCAGCCCCATCAGGACGATGCGTCGCAGCAAG TTCCTATCAGGGATCTCTGGGCCAGTTTTCCTCAGGACTACGTGAGCCTGCTGTACCGCTGGTACTGCAGCCTGGGTCAGTGCTGCGAGTCCGGAGACTGCAGGGTGACCAACAACATCACTG GTTTGGCTAATGATCTTCAGAGCAAGCTGCACGGGCAGCACCTGGCCCAGTCCGTGGTTCTGAAAGCAATCCAGGGTTTCATCAACAATCCCGAGTCCAACAAACCCTTGACGCTCTCCTTCCACGGCTGGTCGGGCACTGGGAAGAACTTTGTGGCCCGAATGGTGGCGGATAATCTTTACCGCGATGGGGTGAAAAGCGAGTGCGTCCGACTGTTCATCGCCCCGTTCCACTTTCACCATGCCAGCATGGTAGACACGTACAAG GGTCAGCTGAGAGAAGCAATCCGGGACACGGTCCTGCGATGTTCCCAGACGCTGTTCATCTTTGACGAAGCCGAGAAACTGCACCCGGGCCTGATTGACGCCATAAAGCCATACATGGCCCACTACGACAACGTGGACGGGGTCAACTACCGAAAGgccatcttcctcttcctcag TAATATTGGAGGAGCAACCATCAATGATGTCGCcctggacttttggcactcgggTCAGAACCGAGAAGATATTGGGATGGAGGATCTTGAACATCGATTACGATCTGAAACAATGGAAGCCCAAG GCGGTTTTTCCAAAAGCGAGCTGATGTCCGGCCACCTAATCGACTTCTTCGTGCCATTCCTACCTCTGGAGTATCGTCACATTAAGCTGTGCGCGAAGGACGCCTTCGCCGCACGGGGCCTGGAGACTGACGAGGCCACGCTGGACGAGGTGGCCAAGGCCATGCTGTACATCCCTAAGGAGGAGAGACTGTTCTCAGCCCAAGGATGCAAGTCCATTCCCCAGCGGATCAACTTCTTTCTTCCTTAG